The Scomber japonicus isolate fScoJap1 chromosome 13, fScoJap1.pri, whole genome shotgun sequence genome includes a window with the following:
- the LOC128371008 gene encoding P2Y purinoceptor 3-like, with translation MGLSQVSDVTPDMSTVVARNHANTSGTLPTSSLTQSSCSIDESYKYVFLPVCYSLTFIFSLTLNSVVLLRSCRHHGGCCGVGGSGRRWNTSLIYMMNLATTDLMYGLSLPFLVASYMLRDHWVFGDFMCRLVRFLFYFNLYCSIFFLTCISVHRYLGICHPMRTITLESKRVVKGTCALVWVVVFILTCPIFRFAQTGYVHRRGGGVVGSEGVRDDGNWTGFQGEDGEGYMNCWDDAIDSEFADYVPYGIVLHLLGFFVPFVIIAWCYSQVVRTIFQTLRSPPSSIEGGEDGPVGDGAPEGVRGRARTSVSISGSQYSHYIRRRRKSIKTIVTITLLFALCFLPFHVTRTVFLLLRQGHLGGCNAMKTVSICYKVTRPLASCNAWLNALLYFLTGDKGAPCCWQVEPTIRRDRQTGSLWWPLKILRKDAVGDDDQEAAEKIDRTVHMENESKSSRVIF, from the exons ATGGGATTGAGCCAAGTCTCTGATGTCACTCCAGACATGAGTACGGTGGTGGCAAGAAACCACGCTAACACCTCTGGCACCTTGCCCACCTCGTCCCTCACTCAGTCATCCTGCAGCATCGACGAATCCTACAAGTACGTCTTCCTGCCCGTCTGCTACTCGCTCACCTTCATCTTCAGCCTCACCCTCAACTCTGTGGTGCTGCTGCGCTCCTGTCGCCACCATGGAGGCTGCTGCGGTGTTGGTGGCAGCGGGCGACGCTGGAACACCTCGCTGATCTACATGATGAACCTGGCCACCACCGACCTGATGTACGGTCTGTCGTTGCCCTTCCTGGTGGCGAGCTACATGCTGAGAGACCACTGGGTGTTTGGAGACTTCATGTGCCGCCTTGTCCGCTTCCTCTTCTACTTCAACCTCTACTGCTCCATCTTCTTCCTCACCTGCATCTCCGTGCACAG GTACCTGGGTATCTGCCACCCGATGAGGACCATCACTCTGGAGAGCAAGCGGGTGGTGAAGGGGACCTGTGCGTTGGTGTGGGTGGTGGTCTTCATCCTAACCTGCCCTATCTTTAGGTTTGCACAGACGGGTTATGTCCATCGAAGGGGTGGCGGGGTTGTTGGGTCTGAAGGTGTGAGGGACGACGGGAACTGGACTGGATTTCAGGGGGAGGACGGGGAGGGGTACATGAATTGCTGGGATGATGCCATCGATAGCGAGTTTGCCGACTACGTCCCATATGGCATTGTCCTCCACCTGTTGGGTTTCTTTGTGCCATTTGTTATCATCGCCTGGTGCTACTCACAGGTCGTCAGGACGATATTTCAGACGCTGCGCTCCCCTCCTAGTTCCATAGAGGGTGGCGAGGACGGTCCGGTGGGAGACGGAGCACCAGAAGGAGTTAGAGGGCGAGCGAGAACGTCTGTCTCCATATCCGGCTCGCAGTACTCGCACTATATCAGGCGACGGCGGAAATCCATTAAAACCATTGTAACTATCACGCTGCTGTTCGCTCTCTGCTTCCTGCCTTTCCACGTGACCCGGACCGTGTTTCTGCTCCTGCGGCAGGGACACCTCGGCGGCTGCAATGCCATGAAGACCGTCTCCATCTGCTACAAGGTCACACGGCCGCTGGCCTCCTGCAACGCCTGGCTCAACGCCCTCCTCTACTTCCTGACAGGGGATAAGGGTGCCCCCTGCTGCTGGCAGGTAGAGCCCACCATCCGCAGAGACCGCCAGACCGGCTCCCTCTGGTGGCCACTGAAGATCCTGAGGAAGGACGCAGTTGGAGATGATGACCAAGAGGCAGCCGAGAAGATTGACAGGACGGTGCACATGGAGAACGAGTCCAAGTCTTCGAGGGTCATCTTCTGA